The Streptomyces sp. Alt3 genome has a segment encoding these proteins:
- a CDS encoding relaxase/mobilization nuclease domain-containing protein, with protein MVPDIGRGSRTHGLLVYLYGPGRREEHTDAHLVGSWDGFAPDPGLDTGLDPDPKVTLARLTAALDLRVKQAGDRAPAKHVWHCSVRTAPGDRRLDDEEWNAVAQRIVHATGIAPAGDPDGCRWTAVRHAEDHIHIVATLVRGDLRNPRLNYDFNKAQAECRRIEKEMGLRRLNAGDGTAAKNPSSAEKFKAERTGRPETSRETLREAVRRAVAGADSEEEFFTRLREAGVRVKLRHAPSGDALGYNVALPGDRNRDGDPVWYPGSKLAPDLSLPKIRLRLTGGAAEPSAPAVTADRTNWSPPARQRRNAVVIAERAATLLERDEDGEAAAQLVGVGELLDAVAQTSPATTHAELAAAARAFERATRSHVRAERADTRALRSAARGIVQAGGALGRGEDGGTTAMLVSTLVLVTLAAARWHSARGHAQQAHASRQAAAHLRTAYRQAAATPMRVLHDQGRALPEAQRRTHEASLRAVLPEKVVQAEGMEARTDALIATLAQAERAGHDSEALLRQAIDMRELDSADDVNDVLVWRLRRIAQLPAHPGEGARRSQAATRQATTPSSRTSERNATAAAPLGTVQDPNRRSPRR; from the coding sequence ATGGTTCCCGACATCGGACGTGGCTCCCGCACCCACGGCCTCCTCGTCTACCTGTACGGCCCCGGACGGCGCGAGGAGCACACCGACGCGCACCTCGTCGGCTCCTGGGACGGCTTCGCCCCTGACCCCGGCCTCGACACCGGCCTCGACCCCGACCCGAAGGTCACCCTCGCCCGGCTCACCGCCGCCCTGGACCTGCGGGTCAAGCAGGCCGGCGACCGCGCGCCCGCCAAGCACGTCTGGCACTGTTCGGTCCGTACCGCCCCCGGGGACCGGCGGCTGGACGACGAGGAGTGGAACGCCGTCGCCCAGCGCATCGTCCACGCCACCGGCATCGCCCCGGCCGGAGACCCCGACGGCTGCCGGTGGACCGCCGTCCGCCACGCGGAGGACCACATCCACATCGTCGCCACCCTCGTACGCGGCGACCTGCGCAACCCGCGCCTGAACTACGACTTCAACAAGGCCCAGGCCGAATGCCGCCGCATCGAGAAGGAGATGGGCCTGCGGCGCCTGAACGCCGGCGACGGAACCGCAGCGAAGAATCCCAGCAGCGCCGAGAAGTTCAAGGCCGAGCGCACCGGCCGCCCGGAGACCTCGCGCGAGACGCTCCGTGAGGCCGTTCGTCGAGCCGTGGCGGGAGCGGATTCGGAAGAGGAGTTCTTCACGCGGCTCCGAGAGGCGGGAGTGCGGGTGAAGCTGCGGCACGCTCCGTCCGGTGACGCGCTCGGCTACAACGTGGCCCTGCCCGGCGACCGCAACCGCGACGGAGACCCGGTCTGGTACCCCGGCTCCAAACTGGCCCCCGACCTTTCCCTTCCGAAGATCCGCCTACGCCTCACTGGCGGGGCCGCCGAGCCGAGCGCGCCCGCGGTCACCGCTGACCGGACGAACTGGTCACCGCCCGCCCGGCAACGACGCAACGCAGTCGTCATCGCCGAGCGCGCGGCCACGCTCCTGGAACGCGACGAGGACGGCGAGGCCGCCGCCCAGCTCGTCGGCGTCGGAGAACTCCTCGACGCGGTGGCCCAGACCTCACCGGCCACCACCCACGCCGAGCTGGCCGCCGCAGCTCGCGCATTCGAGCGGGCGACCCGCAGTCATGTCCGCGCAGAACGCGCCGACACCAGGGCTCTCCGCTCAGCCGCCCGGGGCATTGTCCAGGCCGGCGGAGCGCTCGGCCGAGGCGAGGACGGCGGCACCACCGCCATGCTCGTCTCCACCCTCGTCCTGGTCACCCTCGCCGCCGCCCGCTGGCACTCCGCGCGCGGACACGCCCAGCAGGCCCACGCCTCCCGACAAGCAGCCGCGCACCTGCGCACCGCCTACCGGCAGGCCGCTGCCACCCCTATGCGAGTGCTGCACGACCAAGGTCGGGCCCTTCCAGAAGCCCAGCGCCGCACGCACGAAGCCAGCCTTCGCGCCGTCCTGCCGGAGAAGGTCGTGCAGGCAGAGGGCATGGAAGCGAGGACCGACGCCTTGATCGCCACCCTCGCCCAGGCCGAGCGGGCAGGCCACGACTCCGAAGCCCTTCTGCGCCAGGCCATCGACATGCGCGAACTCGACAGCGCCGATGACGTGAACGACGTCCTGGTCTGGCGCCTGCGGCGCATCGCCCAGCTCCCGGCACACCCGGGCGAAGGTGCCCGTCGGTCGCAGGCCGCCACCCGCCAGGCCACCACGCCGAGCAGCCGCACCAGCGAACGGAACGCGACGGCAGCCGCACCGCTCGGGACTGTTCAAGACCCCAACCGCCGCTCGCCACGTCGCTGA
- a CDS encoding MobC family plasmid mobilization relaxosome protein, with protein sequence MNPNDPVATPAGQQRDPTTAPGGASYRVRRSYGPSYALAPAQEGGGSPAGPRARAHGDQPGNRHQGAPVIGGEADDPADREQPSPSTPAFPDRTPRRRSRNPSERARKTTTRLSDTEKAEITDAATQRGVTVARFLATAGLSAARGRAAVHSNDQLDTAIDELAALRTALARIGNNINQIAFVLNSGGQPRAGELEHALGTLTGLLARVDDAANDLVTRRL encoded by the coding sequence GTGAACCCCAACGACCCGGTGGCCACCCCCGCTGGACAGCAGCGTGACCCCACCACGGCTCCTGGCGGAGCAAGCTATCGCGTACGACGGTCCTACGGCCCGTCGTACGCACTTGCCCCCGCCCAGGAGGGCGGGGGAAGCCCGGCTGGTCCCCGAGCGAGGGCGCACGGGGACCAGCCGGGCAACCGGCATCAGGGGGCGCCGGTCATCGGGGGAGAAGCAGATGACCCTGCCGACCGTGAGCAGCCGAGCCCGAGCACGCCCGCCTTCCCCGACCGCACCCCGCGCCGCCGTAGCCGCAACCCGAGCGAGCGCGCCCGCAAGACGACCACCCGCCTCTCCGACACCGAGAAAGCCGAGATCACCGACGCCGCCACCCAGCGCGGCGTCACCGTCGCCCGCTTCCTCGCCACCGCCGGCCTGAGCGCCGCCCGCGGACGTGCCGCCGTGCACAGCAACGACCAGCTCGACACCGCCATCGACGAACTCGCCGCTCTACGCACCGCGCTGGCCCGGATCGGCAACAACATCAACCAGATCGCCTTCGTCCTCAACAGCGGTGGCCAGCCGCGCGCCGGTGAACTCGAACACGCTCTGGGCACGCTGACCGGACTTCTCGCCCGCGTCGATGACGCGGCGAACGACCTGGTGACCCGGCGGCTGTGA
- a CDS encoding DUF2637 domain-containing protein: protein MNTASAPKTAHISGWDRAAVVALGGAGCALSYDALQQMAVAIHIRGFLTYLFPLVIDGFIAYGIRALLVLRNAPLRARLYVWTLFGTATAASIWANALHAVRINQDTVAGTGLRLGDAVVAVLSTIAPLALAGAVHLYILIARGPVKDTDRQNLGQPGRLGQTDRGDAIEVTRTDRAGQQRSAAGQGKSGQSVTALTDRLPLSPTDEGTATRSVTGDSTPATSSQSVTDHRNRSHGAPDLPGQVDKGRTVADRPDSAAPVGDGQGSPATVSTPPVTLPPATDRAARPTGDRRPDPDTEELLKIARSAVRAEDKLTRKVVAQAIRGQQIPLSSDTLTALMAQLREQHRQPVTSSRP, encoded by the coding sequence ATGAACACCGCAAGCGCGCCGAAGACGGCGCACATATCCGGGTGGGACCGCGCGGCTGTCGTGGCCCTCGGGGGCGCGGGATGCGCGCTGTCGTACGACGCCCTGCAGCAGATGGCCGTCGCCATCCATATCCGAGGCTTCCTCACCTACCTGTTCCCCCTGGTGATCGACGGGTTCATCGCCTACGGCATCCGGGCCCTCCTGGTCTTGCGCAACGCACCCCTGCGCGCCCGGCTCTACGTCTGGACGCTCTTCGGCACGGCCACCGCCGCCAGCATCTGGGCCAACGCACTCCACGCGGTGCGCATCAACCAGGACACGGTCGCCGGCACCGGCCTCCGGCTCGGTGACGCGGTGGTCGCGGTGCTGTCCACCATCGCCCCGCTCGCCCTGGCTGGAGCGGTCCACCTCTACATCCTCATCGCCCGGGGCCCGGTCAAGGACACTGACCGGCAGAACCTCGGTCAGCCCGGTCGCCTCGGTCAGACCGATCGGGGCGACGCCATCGAGGTCACCCGGACCGACCGAGCCGGTCAGCAGCGGTCAGCGGCCGGTCAGGGCAAGTCCGGTCAGTCGGTCACCGCTCTGACCGACCGGTTGCCGCTGTCCCCGACCGACGAGGGCACCGCCACCCGGTCAGTGACCGGAGACTCGACGCCGGCCACCAGCAGCCAGTCGGTCACCGACCACCGCAACCGGAGCCACGGTGCCCCTGACCTGCCGGGACAGGTGGACAAGGGGCGGACGGTCGCTGACCGCCCCGACAGTGCGGCCCCGGTCGGTGATGGCCAAGGCAGCCCGGCGACGGTCAGTACCCCGCCGGTCACCTTGCCGCCGGCCACTGACCGGGCCGCTCGGCCGACTGGTGACCGGCGTCCTGACCCGGACACCGAGGAGCTGCTGAAGATCGCCCGGTCGGCGGTCAGGGCCGAGGACAAACTGACCCGCAAGGTGGTCGCCCAGGCGATCCGAGGTCAGCAGATCCCGCTGTCCAGCGACACCCTGACCGCGCTGATGGCCCAGCTGCGCGAGCAGCACCGCCAGCCGGTCACCTCCTCCCGGCCCTGA
- a CDS encoding WhiB family transcriptional regulator, with amino-acid sequence MTSTMNGPAHHRQLGDQTWQADAVCQSTEYNPVDPEVFFPEPDETAKIATAKALCGQCPVRRTCLDAALEGGDTDGIRGGLTEEERGPLHDKLASRLDYSRVNATIAGRDVHLTHAERRAVEYAAYRHGVSEQRLAWLLKVTEEHAKKRYREIRRAERNRTLNQPTMNTPPPETSGERLIRDDFGTAA; translated from the coding sequence ATGACCAGCACGATGAACGGCCCTGCCCACCACCGCCAGCTCGGCGACCAGACCTGGCAGGCCGACGCCGTCTGCCAGAGCACGGAGTACAACCCGGTGGACCCCGAAGTCTTCTTCCCCGAGCCCGACGAGACCGCCAAGATCGCCACGGCCAAGGCGCTGTGCGGCCAGTGCCCGGTCCGCCGAACCTGCCTGGACGCCGCTCTCGAAGGGGGTGACACCGACGGGATCCGTGGCGGCCTGACGGAGGAGGAGCGCGGGCCGCTGCACGACAAGCTCGCCAGCCGCCTCGACTACAGCCGCGTCAACGCCACCATCGCCGGGCGCGACGTGCACCTCACCCATGCGGAGCGCCGCGCGGTCGAGTACGCGGCCTACCGCCACGGGGTGAGCGAGCAGCGCCTGGCCTGGCTTCTGAAGGTCACCGAGGAGCACGCCAAAAAGCGATACCGCGAGATCCGCCGGGCCGAGCGCAACCGAACCCTGAACCAGCCCACCATGAACACCCCACCCCCCGAGACCAGCGGCGAGCGCCTGATCCGCGACGACTTCGGGACGGCGGCATGA
- a CDS encoding ATP-binding protein encodes MHTRHREPQLLGNEATLERMARILAARNIEPADAALPDDAEPFSPLDALLAGMPPRYQAAVADHPMVLEWVRKVTDAAVAPSRGARRQVTTGPSLLMAGVVGAGKTHQAYGAVRALVSSGVGVRWRATTAADLYADLRPRPGVDSERELAAVSRCPLLIIDDLGAAKASEWVEEVTYRLINRRYNYELPTLITTNLAIKDLRSYLGDRVASRLAQMTTRVEFEAVDRRRHSAAA; translated from the coding sequence ATGCACACCCGTCACCGCGAACCGCAGCTCCTCGGCAACGAAGCCACGCTGGAGCGCATGGCCAGGATCCTGGCCGCCCGCAACATCGAACCGGCCGACGCCGCGCTGCCGGACGACGCCGAGCCCTTCTCGCCGCTTGACGCCCTGCTCGCAGGGATGCCCCCGCGCTATCAAGCGGCTGTAGCCGACCACCCCATGGTCCTGGAGTGGGTCCGGAAGGTCACCGACGCGGCCGTCGCCCCCAGCCGAGGAGCCCGACGACAGGTCACCACCGGACCTAGCCTGCTGATGGCCGGGGTCGTCGGCGCGGGCAAGACACACCAGGCGTACGGCGCAGTCCGAGCGCTGGTCAGCAGCGGGGTCGGTGTTCGCTGGCGCGCGACCACCGCTGCCGACCTCTACGCCGATCTCCGCCCCCGGCCCGGGGTCGACAGCGAGCGGGAACTGGCGGCGGTCAGCCGCTGCCCGCTGCTGATCATCGACGACCTCGGCGCGGCCAAGGCGAGCGAGTGGGTCGAGGAAGTGACGTACCGGCTGATCAACCGGCGGTATAACTACGAACTCCCCACGCTGATCACGACCAATCTGGCGATCAAGGACCTGCGCTCCTACCTCGGGGATCGCGTCGCCAGCAGGCTCGCGCAGATGACCACCCGAGTCGAGTTCGAGGCCGTCGACCGCAGACGCCACAGCGCCGCCGCCTGA
- a CDS encoding transcriptional regulator codes for MLATPSVNPACPDTQRQHRLAAQLAEMIPGAATIRVSLTDPSRAWPHPRAAIRDEGGKALEVSRTTATVAARWIRRVWPEADWTRPQTFDIQRAALTCSDLVAADRSC; via the coding sequence ATGCTCGCCACGCCGAGCGTCAACCCAGCCTGCCCGGATACCCAACGACAGCACCGCCTCGCTGCTCAGCTCGCAGAGATGATCCCGGGCGCGGCCACGATCCGAGTTAGCCTCACCGACCCGAGCCGGGCGTGGCCCCACCCGCGTGCCGCTATCCGGGACGAGGGCGGGAAGGCCCTGGAGGTGAGCCGGACGACGGCGACGGTCGCCGCCCGCTGGATCCGGCGGGTCTGGCCGGAGGCGGACTGGACGCGGCCGCAGACGTTCGACATCCAGCGCGCCGCCCTCACCTGCAGCGACCTGGTCGCCGCCGACCGGAGCTGCTGA
- a CDS encoding Secondary metabolite protein — translation MTESRERTFSELLDYLFREVHPKGRGPYTYAEVSQGIRDTSGVTISASAIQQLRTGTNSNPKMQTIRALAGFFGVNPGYFFDEEEAERQRAEIQLVAAMRDQGVRRVALRANGLSASSLNMVNTVIDQARRLEGMPDESEASGLLDDK, via the coding sequence ATGACCGAATCGCGCGAGCGCACCTTCTCGGAGTTGCTCGACTACCTGTTCCGAGAGGTGCACCCGAAGGGACGCGGCCCTTACACCTACGCGGAGGTCTCGCAGGGCATCCGTGACACCTCCGGCGTCACCATCTCCGCGAGCGCCATCCAGCAGCTCCGCACCGGCACCAACTCAAACCCGAAGATGCAGACCATCCGTGCGCTGGCCGGTTTCTTCGGCGTGAACCCGGGCTATTTCTTCGACGAGGAGGAGGCGGAGCGCCAGCGTGCCGAGATCCAGTTGGTCGCCGCCATGCGCGACCAGGGGGTGCGCCGGGTCGCTCTGCGCGCGAACGGCCTCAGCGCTTCGAGCCTGAACATGGTGAACACCGTGATCGACCAGGCCCGAAGACTGGAAGGAATGCCCGACGAGTCGGAAGCGTCGGGACTGCTCGACGACAAGTAA
- a CDS encoding MmyB family transcriptional regulator, with the protein MDVRGGRVAGGEGGGESLPELLRSWRRRVNPDEIPGLASPGRRAKGLTQRDVARLTGVSERWYGALERGMEAKYSADFLDRLSSVLGLSRAERDALYLMAVGHPPVVAAVPEADAAAEMDELLQRFLDGQAPDPAFVTDLAWNVIGYNEPLLEWFPWAAHQANQMRWAFLSPEAREQLVNWEQDWARSYLGQIRYERARHPDHEALQQLERDILTSSPAARRMWDRREVVEHADGDLRRLRLPHHRGREVGVRIMALRPMRSDRLRVIVLMEADSEPAET; encoded by the coding sequence ATGGACGTGCGGGGCGGGCGGGTCGCGGGTGGCGAAGGTGGCGGCGAGTCGCTGCCTGAGCTGCTGCGGTCGTGGCGGCGGCGGGTGAATCCCGATGAGATCCCCGGGTTGGCCTCTCCGGGCCGCAGGGCGAAGGGTCTGACGCAGCGTGACGTGGCTCGGCTGACCGGGGTGAGTGAACGCTGGTACGGGGCGCTGGAGCGGGGCATGGAAGCCAAGTACTCCGCTGACTTTCTCGATCGACTCTCGTCGGTGCTGGGGCTGAGTCGCGCTGAGCGCGATGCCCTGTACCTGATGGCGGTGGGCCATCCGCCGGTGGTCGCCGCGGTTCCGGAGGCCGATGCGGCGGCGGAGATGGACGAGCTGCTGCAGCGGTTTCTGGACGGCCAGGCCCCCGATCCCGCCTTCGTGACGGACCTCGCCTGGAACGTGATCGGCTACAACGAGCCGCTGCTGGAATGGTTTCCGTGGGCGGCTCACCAGGCGAATCAGATGCGGTGGGCGTTTCTGAGTCCGGAGGCCCGCGAGCAGCTCGTGAACTGGGAGCAGGACTGGGCTCGCTCCTACCTCGGCCAGATCCGCTACGAGCGCGCCCGCCATCCGGACCACGAAGCACTGCAACAGTTGGAGCGCGACATCCTCACGAGTTCCCCGGCCGCACGGCGGATGTGGGACCGCCGCGAGGTGGTCGAACACGCCGACGGAGACCTGCGTAGGCTTCGACTTCCCCACCATCGGGGCCGAGAAGTCGGCGTGCGGATCATGGCCCTGCGGCCCATGCGCAGCGACCGTCTCCGGGTGATCGTGCTGATGGAAGCAGACTCTGAACCTGCCGAGACGTGA
- a CDS encoding regulator component gives MSLPEVDTRRLRASCEEQIDLLRLPHRFTTRQLSEAIAELRGKPIVLRPLSTLGAVDAPCGMRIETPDADLLFYEEGTSAHHQRHILTHELCHVYCDHPGSLEVNADTARSLSVNPTLVMRMSGRTSYSTADEREAEMMATVVRQRIYREREAPSHRPERGPDSWEALFAQPIRRGRFRA, from the coding sequence GTGTCCTTGCCAGAAGTCGACACGCGTCGACTGCGCGCATCGTGCGAAGAGCAGATCGACCTCCTACGTCTGCCGCACCGATTCACCACCCGCCAGTTGAGCGAGGCCATAGCCGAGCTTCGCGGGAAGCCCATCGTCCTGCGGCCGCTGAGCACGCTCGGCGCGGTCGATGCGCCGTGCGGCATGAGAATCGAGACCCCGGACGCCGATCTCCTCTTCTACGAGGAGGGCACGTCCGCCCACCACCAGCGGCACATCCTCACGCACGAGCTGTGCCACGTGTACTGCGACCATCCGGGAAGCCTGGAGGTCAACGCGGACACGGCCCGCTCCCTGAGCGTCAACCCGACGCTGGTGATGCGTATGTCCGGGCGGACGAGTTACTCGACTGCTGACGAGCGCGAGGCGGAGATGATGGCGACGGTCGTCCGCCAACGCATCTACCGCGAACGCGAGGCCCCTTCGCACCGCCCCGAGAGGGGCCCGGACAGTTGGGAAGCTCTCTTCGCCCAACCCATCAGGAGAGGCCGCTTCCGCGCATGA
- a CDS encoding MAB_1171c family putative transporter — protein MTNAVFLGMALLLASIAGYWVLGRGTPRPTGTWAMGALLGSFAMAFASYAPLFRNVAESIVPHVGRLLSNCASLGAATAVLAVSFQLNLEPYEARRRIRVRLALLTASVVTMTALFAYEQLTARSPQVYALYLLPYISFLGFSVVDFLMQAVRQSKATRRDSIRGGLRVAAAGCVFALVYVVYKLTRIVGLGLGLGDETHAQCSSLVTSTCAFSVTSPALAVLLICLGLTWPAVLYPINQARRRRWETRSFESLRPLWQDLSAAMPQIVLSSAEDVDSISDDSDFGLQRRVIEISDGILALRPYRSRRVQESAASNFHTATEQGAAAVEAAVVRAALADSKAGRYADEVAPPSVDAAAREDLRADTQWLLLVADAYVERVGDDGRP, from the coding sequence ATGACGAATGCTGTCTTCCTCGGGATGGCGTTGCTGCTCGCGTCGATAGCTGGCTACTGGGTGCTCGGACGCGGAACGCCCCGTCCGACCGGTACCTGGGCCATGGGCGCGCTTCTCGGCTCCTTCGCCATGGCCTTCGCCTCCTATGCGCCGCTGTTCAGAAACGTCGCGGAGTCGATCGTGCCGCACGTCGGTCGGCTGCTGAGTAACTGCGCTTCTCTGGGTGCCGCCACAGCGGTTCTGGCCGTTTCCTTCCAGCTCAACCTCGAACCCTACGAGGCGCGGCGGCGCATCAGGGTCCGTCTCGCCCTGCTCACCGCGTCGGTCGTCACCATGACCGCGCTGTTCGCCTACGAGCAGCTGACAGCTCGTTCTCCACAGGTCTACGCGCTCTATCTACTCCCCTACATTTCGTTCCTCGGGTTCTCCGTGGTCGACTTCCTGATGCAGGCCGTACGCCAGTCGAAGGCGACTCGGCGCGACAGCATCCGGGGCGGGTTGCGGGTGGCCGCGGCAGGCTGCGTGTTCGCTCTCGTCTACGTCGTCTACAAGCTGACACGCATCGTCGGCCTCGGTCTGGGACTGGGCGACGAAACGCACGCGCAGTGCTCATCGCTCGTGACCTCGACGTGCGCCTTCAGCGTCACCTCCCCGGCACTCGCCGTCCTGCTGATCTGCCTCGGCCTCACGTGGCCCGCTGTCCTCTACCCGATCAACCAAGCCCGCCGTCGCCGCTGGGAAACCCGGTCCTTCGAGTCGCTCCGCCCCCTCTGGCAGGACCTGTCAGCCGCGATGCCGCAGATCGTCCTATCGTCGGCCGAGGACGTCGACAGCATCTCCGACGACTCCGACTTCGGGCTGCAGCGGCGCGTCATCGAGATCAGCGACGGCATCCTCGCCCTCCGGCCGTACCGGTCGCGCAGGGTGCAGGAGAGCGCGGCGTCGAACTTCCACACCGCTACCGAGCAGGGCGCCGCCGCCGTGGAGGCGGCTGTCGTACGAGCTGCACTGGCAGACTCGAAGGCTGGCCGGTACGCAGACGAAGTCGCACCTCCGTCGGTAGACGCCGCCGCCCGCGAGGATCTACGTGCCGACACACAGTGGCTCCTCCTGGTGGCCGACGCCTACGTCGAGCGTGTCGGCGACGACGGCCGGCCATGA
- a CDS encoding cytochrome P450 family protein: MTDPTQDPGFLQDPYPTYAAMRSAYPVQAVASGSGGRLSYLVTGYAEAREALAHARLSKDTSAFFAGKESKRRLHPAVAHNMLSSDPPEHTRLRKLVTKAFTTGAVAELRPFIARVTDDLLDQWPVGEPFDFMTGLAVPLPVIVICELLGVPEEDRPDIRRWSGELFAAGQPGVIDAASHSLADYMTDLIAAKRRHPGSSLLDRLISARDGDDRLNEEELVSLAVLLLVAGHETTTNFLGNATLSLLQHPAELDRLRQNPDDIPTVLDELLRFDSPVSTATFRFTTEAVTLGGTDIPTGAPVLVALGAANRDPERFPSPDQLDANRDAVGHLAFGHGIHRCVGAPLAKTEAEIALRAVLTRFPGLRLAVPPDQLQWRHARLVRGLTSLPVLN, encoded by the coding sequence ATGACCGACCCAACTCAGGACCCCGGCTTCCTCCAGGACCCCTACCCCACTTACGCGGCCATGCGCTCGGCATACCCCGTACAAGCCGTAGCCAGCGGATCCGGCGGTCGCCTCAGCTACCTGGTCACCGGATACGCCGAAGCCAGGGAAGCGCTCGCCCACGCCCGGCTCTCGAAGGACACCTCCGCGTTCTTCGCGGGCAAGGAATCAAAGCGGCGCCTCCACCCCGCAGTGGCGCACAACATGCTGTCGAGCGACCCGCCCGAGCACACCCGGCTGCGCAAGCTGGTCACCAAGGCGTTCACGACCGGGGCGGTCGCGGAACTGCGCCCGTTCATCGCCAGGGTCACCGACGACCTGTTGGACCAGTGGCCTGTCGGCGAGCCCTTCGACTTCATGACCGGCTTGGCCGTCCCGCTACCCGTCATTGTGATCTGCGAACTGCTCGGAGTACCGGAGGAAGACCGGCCCGACATCCGGCGCTGGTCCGGCGAACTGTTCGCGGCGGGACAGCCGGGCGTCATCGACGCGGCCTCGCACTCCCTGGCCGACTACATGACAGACCTCATCGCCGCCAAGCGCCGACACCCCGGCAGCTCGCTCCTCGACCGCCTCATCTCGGCTCGCGACGGCGACGACCGGCTCAATGAGGAGGAACTGGTCTCGCTCGCGGTGCTCCTGCTCGTAGCCGGCCACGAGACCACCACCAACTTCCTCGGCAACGCAACCCTCTCCCTGCTCCAGCACCCGGCCGAACTCGACCGCCTCCGCCAAAACCCGGACGACATCCCTACGGTGCTGGACGAACTGCTTCGATTCGACTCCCCCGTCAGCACGGCAACCTTCCGGTTCACCACCGAAGCCGTCACACTCGGTGGCACCGACATCCCGACAGGCGCACCGGTCCTGGTCGCCCTCGGAGCCGCCAACCGCGACCCGGAACGGTTCCCGTCACCGGACCAGCTCGATGCGAACCGGGACGCTGTCGGCCACCTCGCCTTCGGGCACGGTATCCACCGCTGCGTCGGCGCTCCCCTGGCCAAGACCGAGGCCGAAATCGCGCTGCGCGCGGTACTGACACGGTTCCCGGGCCTCCGCCTCGCCGTACCGCCCGACCAGCTTCAGTGGCGGCACGCCCGTCTTGTACGCGGTCTGACCTCGCTTCCCGTCCTTAATTAG
- a CDS encoding 3-deoxy-manno-octulosonate cytidylyltransferase translates to MAATTARPTTAERRRHIAVIPCRWGASRFPGKPLALLGGMPLLWHVHQRCLEAKRLDGAIVATDDERIEAACRELGIDSIRTGEHLTGTDRVAEVAERLPADGYINVQGDEPFISPTAINDVSEALEFTPPGTCAVNAYTELVDVGAVLDHNVVKVVVTARSEALMFSRQPIPYPRGDRPKYLRQLGLYGFTGEALQHFCRLQQGPLERAEGVEMLRFVEHGHAVQMVPVLDDGVAVDTPEDLTRAERFLDQLDGAVHRRGTVRPSARWDGITSSATRVRSSESPALTPSEQQLRGLPTRPPERLTR, encoded by the coding sequence GTGGCCGCCACCACAGCCCGACCGACCACCGCCGAACGGCGCCGGCACATCGCCGTCATACCCTGCCGCTGGGGTGCCTCCCGATTCCCCGGCAAACCACTGGCCCTCCTCGGCGGCATGCCGCTGCTCTGGCACGTCCACCAGCGCTGCCTGGAGGCCAAACGCCTCGACGGAGCCATCGTCGCGACGGACGACGAACGCATCGAAGCGGCGTGCCGCGAACTCGGCATCGACAGCATCCGTACCGGGGAGCACCTCACCGGCACCGACCGCGTCGCAGAGGTCGCCGAACGCCTGCCAGCCGACGGATACATCAACGTCCAGGGCGACGAGCCGTTCATCTCGCCGACCGCCATCAACGACGTCTCCGAGGCCCTGGAATTCACTCCGCCCGGCACCTGCGCCGTGAACGCCTACACCGAGCTGGTCGACGTCGGCGCCGTCCTGGACCACAACGTCGTCAAGGTCGTCGTCACGGCCCGCAGCGAGGCCCTCATGTTCTCGCGCCAGCCCATCCCATACCCCAGGGGCGACCGGCCGAAGTACCTGCGCCAACTGGGCCTCTACGGCTTCACAGGCGAGGCTCTCCAGCACTTCTGTCGGCTCCAGCAAGGACCCCTGGAGCGTGCCGAAGGAGTAGAGATGCTGCGTTTCGTCGAACACGGCCACGCCGTACAGATGGTCCCTGTCCTGGACGACGGTGTAGCGGTAGACACCCCTGAGGATCTGACGCGAGCCGAGCGCTTCCTCGATCAGCTCGACGGAGCGGTTCATAGGCGTGGGACCGTACGACCTTCTGCACGGTGGGACGGAATCACCTCATCCGCGACTCGTGTCCGATCTTCGGAAAGCCCCGCTCTCACTCCTAGCGAACAGCAGCTCCGGGGCCTGCCTACTCGCCCCCCAGAGCGGCTCACTCGCTAA